In one window of Cytophagaceae bacterium ABcell3 DNA:
- a CDS encoding GEVED domain-containing protein, with translation MDIRAGRSAVPLVEFPFSGLAPDMKYYMKVTGSTETDTLTCSYEFRTKTEEFNDRYCRYSNPHGWAQTLMYKVDFNDLEFENPLEPGLFNTSRLVPDTGNWTTELARGETYTLSIGATERASDHRMRVFIDYDQDGVFDEEREAYLTTSNSSTSYEDIEITIPEGALLGRTRMRVASRQWPYYISPCGNSYLDFTVTIVPQEHCRSLSYNGEVQETCFREADGAFSVSPEGGTPPYSIQWDTGDPEDTGAELSGLGVNAHHRATIEDAEGCHIRTSMLVMRQTQPVLADTNGLYEHRQASLSGGVPPFSIELSGEGETYFFEGVSDLLDLEGLAPGTYDLEVHDSQGCTYTVEGLEVPVLLSTATGSETLSDVLVYPNPARDILYVQGVSQHAVAEVYSMKGVLVKEEKLSGNSIGLAGIPSGLYILRLKDGDIMFNQKVLVH, from the coding sequence GTGGACATAAGGGCCGGGCGTAGTGCAGTGCCTTTGGTGGAGTTCCCGTTCAGCGGGCTGGCACCGGACATGAAGTACTATATGAAGGTAACAGGGTCAACAGAAACAGATACCCTGACCTGTAGCTATGAGTTCCGTACCAAGACGGAAGAATTCAATGACCGCTACTGCCGGTATTCAAACCCGCATGGCTGGGCCCAAACCCTGATGTACAAAGTGGATTTTAATGACCTTGAATTTGAGAACCCACTAGAACCCGGGCTTTTCAATACCTCCCGCCTGGTGCCGGACACGGGGAACTGGACCACTGAGCTTGCACGGGGGGAGACCTATACCCTTTCCATAGGGGCGACAGAGCGAGCGAGCGACCACCGTATGAGGGTCTTTATAGACTATGACCAGGACGGGGTTTTTGACGAGGAGCGGGAAGCTTACCTGACCACGAGCAACAGCAGTACCAGCTACGAAGACATAGAGATCACCATTCCTGAAGGGGCATTGCTTGGCAGGACGCGGATGAGGGTGGCCTCAAGGCAATGGCCTTATTATATCTCCCCTTGTGGCAACAGCTATCTTGACTTTACCGTGACCATTGTGCCCCAGGAGCATTGCCGCAGTCTGTCTTATAATGGGGAGGTCCAGGAAACTTGTTTCCGAGAGGCAGACGGTGCTTTTTCTGTTTCCCCTGAAGGTGGCACGCCCCCTTACAGCATCCAATGGGACACGGGAGACCCGGAAGATACAGGCGCGGAACTTTCCGGCTTAGGGGTGAACGCCCACCACCGTGCGACTATCGAAGACGCTGAAGGTTGCCATATCCGCACGTCCATGTTGGTGATGCGCCAGACGCAGCCCGTACTGGCGGACACCAATGGGCTATACGAGCACCGCCAGGCTTCCCTTTCCGGCGGGGTGCCGCCTTTTTCCATAGAACTAAGCGGTGAAGGGGAGACATACTTCTTTGAAGGTGTTTCAGACCTCTTGGACTTGGAGGGGCTTGCGCCTGGCACTTACGACCTGGAGGTGCACGACAGCCAAGGCTGTACCTATACTGTAGAAGGCTTGGAGGTGCCGGTGCTTTTATCGACTGCTACCGGTTCAGAGACGCTTTCCGATGTGCTGGTCTATCCCAACCCCGCCCGTGACATATTGTACGTACAAGGGGTGTCGCAACATGCGGTGGCAGAGGTTTATTCTATGAAAGGCGTGCTGGTGAAGGAAGAAAAGTTGTCCGGCAACAGCATTGGCCTTGCAGGGATCCCTTCCGGCCTTTATATCCTTCGCCTGAAGGATGGAGATATAATGTTTAACCAGAAAGTCCTCGTGCATTGA
- a CDS encoding T9SS type A sorting domain-containing protein, translating to MRQTQPVLADTNGLYEHRQASLSGGVPPFSIELSGEGETYFFEGVSDLLDLEGFAPGTYDLEVHDSHGCTYTVEGLEVPVLLSTATGSETLSDVLVYPNPARDILYVQGVSHHAVAEVYSMKGVLVKEEKLSGNSIGLAGIPSGLYILRLKDGDIMFNQKVLVH from the coding sequence ATGCGCCAGACGCAGCCCGTGCTAGCGGACACCAATGGGCTATACGAGCACCGCCAGGCTTCCCTTTCCGGCGGGGTGCCGCCTTTTTCCATAGAACTAAGCGGTGAAGGGGAGACATACTTCTTTGAAGGTGTTTCGGACCTCCTGGACTTGGAGGGGTTTGCCCCTGGCACTTACGACCTGGAGGTGCACGACAGCCATGGCTGTACCTATACTGTAGAAGGCTTGGAGGTGCCAGTGCTTTTATCGACTGCTACCGGTTCAGAGACGCTTTCCGATGTGCTGGTCTATCCCAACCCCGCCCGTGACATATTGTACGTACAAGGGGTGTCGCACCATGCGGTGGCAGAGGTTTATTCTATGAAAGGCGTGCTGGTGAAGGAAGAAAAGCTATCCGGCAACAGCATTGGCCTTGCAGGGATCCCTTCCGGCCTTTATATCCTTCGCCTGAAGGATGGAGATATAATGTTTAACCAGAAAGTCCTCGTGCATTGA
- a CDS encoding GEVED domain-containing protein → MVHKIAFSWHFFVCFLLFSFHLLPAQEIPFFDVEVGSFLRNSRHVTGGGSDLANLTSPSLSNRTPVGDYLIASEEVQGNAPVLEGEGIPIGFDFPFAGDTFDVFGVSGKGYIVLGKRSEGLTIYADTLRYEENDTVFTRQNPYLISGLMLGKNTETVYNFRVNHKTWGFPGDRSMSIYISHTMRLPALNGLTRSFLWDSMISLYEDGRIVKSYTSNVVDGVEFETLAFVLDRFGDDKDLGIYAQEGGSWDSPEVFYGLDNRFGYFSESFRPEISGSMFPGTIYTPFARPYSCPQPFHWEMGTREGNYHAYFDNDYSLLDEKRANTTSSLWWYSPGIHNASYDVYLGTDPHDMWEAGSELPGDSVDIRAGHSAVPLAEFPFSGLAPDMKYYMEVIGATETDTLTCSYEFRTKTEEFNDRYCRYSNPHGWAQTLMYKVDFNDLEFENPLEPGLFNTSRLVPDTGNWTTELARGETYTLSIGATEQAGRHDMRVFIDYDQDGVFDEEREAYLTTSNSSTSYEDIEITIPEGALLGRTRMRVASRQWPSYVFPCGDSYLDFTVTIVPQEHCRSLSYNGEVLETCFREVDGAFSVSPEGGTPPYSIQWDTGNPEDTGTELSGLGVNAHHRATIEDAEGCHIRTSMLVMRQTQPVLADTNGLYEHRQASLSGGVPPFSIELGGEGETYFFEGVSDLLDLEGLAPGTYDLEVHDSHGCTYTVEGLEVPVLLSTATGSETLSDVLVYPNPARDILYVQGVSHHAVAEVYSMKGVLVKEEKLSGNSIGLAGIPSGLYILRLKDGDIMFNQKIIVEN, encoded by the coding sequence ATGGTACATAAAATCGCATTTTCTTGGCACTTTTTTGTGTGTTTTCTGTTGTTTTCCTTTCACCTATTGCCTGCGCAGGAGATTCCTTTCTTTGATGTGGAGGTGGGTAGTTTCTTAAGGAACAGTCGCCATGTCACAGGGGGGGGGAGTGATCTTGCCAACTTGACCTCGCCGAGCCTTTCGAACCGTACACCTGTGGGCGATTACCTGATTGCTTCGGAAGAGGTCCAGGGCAATGCCCCTGTGCTGGAAGGGGAAGGCATTCCCATCGGTTTTGATTTCCCCTTTGCGGGAGACACTTTTGACGTGTTCGGTGTCAGCGGCAAGGGGTATATTGTACTTGGCAAGCGCAGCGAAGGTTTGACTATCTACGCCGATACGCTCCGGTACGAAGAGAATGACACGGTCTTTACCCGTCAGAACCCTTATCTGATATCAGGGTTAATGTTGGGAAAGAATACTGAGACTGTCTATAACTTTCGAGTAAACCATAAAACATGGGGTTTCCCGGGAGACAGGAGCATGTCGATATATATAAGTCATACCATGAGACTTCCTGCCTTGAACGGGCTTACAAGGTCTTTTTTATGGGATTCAATGATTTCTTTATATGAAGATGGCAGGATTGTTAAAAGCTATACATCCAATGTCGTGGATGGTGTTGAATTTGAAACGCTTGCATTTGTTCTGGACAGGTTCGGGGACGACAAAGACTTGGGCATATATGCTCAAGAAGGAGGTTCCTGGGACAGCCCTGAGGTTTTTTATGGCCTGGACAACCGCTTTGGGTATTTCAGTGAAAGTTTCCGGCCGGAAATTTCTGGCAGCATGTTTCCTGGGACAATCTATACTCCCTTTGCCCGTCCATATAGCTGTCCCCAGCCTTTCCACTGGGAGATGGGTACGCGGGAGGGGAACTACCACGCTTACTTTGACAATGACTATTCCCTGCTGGATGAAAAGCGGGCGAACACGACGAGTTCCCTGTGGTGGTACAGTCCGGGTATCCATAATGCCTCCTATGATGTTTACCTTGGCACCGACCCCCATGACATGTGGGAGGCTGGGAGCGAGCTGCCCGGAGACAGTGTGGACATAAGGGCCGGCCATAGTGCAGTGCCTTTGGCCGAGTTCCCTTTCAGCGGGCTGGCACCGGACATGAAGTATTATATGGAGGTGATAGGGGCTACAGAAACAGATACCCTGACCTGTAGTTATGAGTTCCGTACCAAGACGGAAGAGTTCAATGACCGGTACTGCCGGTACTCAAATCCGCATGGCTGGGCCCAAACCCTGATGTACAAAGTGGATTTTAATGACCTTGAATTTGAGAACCCTCTAGAGCCCGGGCTTTTCAATACCTCCCGCCTGGTGCCGGACACGGGAAACTGGACCACTGAGCTTGCGCGGGGGGAGACCTATACCCTTTCCATAGGGGCGACAGAGCAGGCAGGCAGGCACGATATGCGGGTCTTTATAGACTATGACCAGGACGGGGTTTTTGACGAGGAGCGGGAAGCTTACCTGACCACGAGCAACAGCAGTACCAGCTACGAAGACATAGAGATCACCATTCCTGAAGGGGCATTGCTTGGCAGGACGCGGATGAGGGTGGCCTCAAGGCAATGGCCCAGCTATGTTTTCCCTTGTGGGGACAGCTATCTTGACTTTACCGTGACCATCGTGCCCCAGGAGCATTGCCGCAGTCTGTCTTATAATGGGGAGGTTCTGGAAACTTGTTTCCGAGAGGTAGACGGTGCTTTTTCTGTTTCCCCTGAAGGTGGCACGCCCCCTTACAGTATCCAATGGGACACGGGAAACCCGGAAGATACAGGCACGGAACTTTCCGGCTTAGGGGTGAACGCCCACCACCGTGCGACTATCGAAGACGCTGAAGGTTGCCATATCCGCACGTCCATGTTGGTGATGCGCCAGACGCAGCCCGTACTGGCGGACACCAATGGGCTATACGAGCACCGCCAGGCTTCCCTTTCCGGCGGGGTGCCGCCTTTTTCCATAGAACTGGGCGGTGAAGGGGAGACATACTTCTTTGAAGGTGTTTCGGACCTCTTGGACTTGGAGGGGCTTGCGCCTGGCACTTACGACCTGGAGGTGCACGACAGCCATGGCTGTACCTATACTGTAGAAGGCTTGGAGGTGCCAGTGCTTTTATCGACTGCTACCGGTTCAGAGACGCTTTCCGATGTGCTGGTCTATCCCAACCCCGCCCGTGACATATTGTACGTACAAGGGGTGTCGCACCATGCGGTGGCAGAGGTTTATTCTATGAAAGGCGTGCTGGTGAAGGAAGAAAAGCTGTCCGGCAACAGCATTGGCCTTGCAGGGATCCCTTCCGGCCTTTATATCCTTCGCCTGAAGGATGGAGATATAATGTTTAACCAAAAAATAATAGTCGAAAACTAA
- a CDS encoding T9SS type A sorting domain-containing protein, protein MKTLKLGICLLFATNILHAQTQTCDSTNIPNAGNNFHVENTFGSGADFQPVNGTTGDECVQTNDPLHYSLDIGCPQEGGDISNVQTDIDFNVQGGLQINSINGNTISVTPVERDDRYDKGRITADYICTYDSVGTIPIPCEEGTMPFTYNKRREGRVYMDLYQKFDWTSEIVGPSCVSEGEKVTYSIFDYVSGTAVTSSGYGIGIDEYKWCWPDGWEIDYNSADNSSITLDANTVNPGQDQLSVMVGRCNTQIEFKTIGLGLPEAVLDSEICVSASNTIELVLSTVEDVRYTLDLGDYTLANGGDLSFVGTGGNISRVIDVGEDESGSITVISSAVSGGGFCAEQPRSDVFTFERGFTGGEIDGPECLVPGETYQFSVEGSGPVTWDFPQGITIESNPDNAASVSVSVGESFVEGNVSVSGGCEGVTTITKWLKKGPAAPSEIVGPECISQNTNYEYSVTDGHGDTYQWNLPQGFSPQSLLGGASINPHSGNTTGGTISVVAKIDGCPDAAPVEKEVFVSPGAIHSIDASQPCLNSGIADQVTLTANPDNFGSYEWDLPAGWSFAGGNTDAASVTVNTDGTGGEVSVRALAGGNCPDGPEYNQNFAAEGIGQPVSISRHSTDFGGEYLEVNVWAQSYQWYVDGVALAGEDRRILDLPFYDGESREYCVDVSNGDCISRECLSSEYIKSMRISPESMEVSEEKKQASSVRISPNPVSETLRIEAASDLEGTSFSVVSMKGDEVASGQFGLKEVKVNVSDWPSGTYIVKYVLNGEAHAKKVNVVK, encoded by the coding sequence ATGAAAACGCTAAAATTAGGAATTTGTTTGCTTTTTGCAACAAATATTTTACACGCACAGACACAGACCTGTGACTCTACCAATATTCCCAATGCCGGGAATAATTTTCATGTGGAAAATACCTTTGGTTCAGGGGCGGATTTTCAGCCTGTGAATGGTACTACAGGCGATGAATGTGTGCAAACAAACGATCCTCTACATTATAGTCTCGATATTGGTTGCCCCCAAGAAGGAGGCGATATATCCAATGTTCAAACGGATATAGACTTTAATGTTCAAGGTGGCCTGCAAATTAACAGTATTAATGGGAATACTATCAGTGTAACGCCTGTTGAGAGGGATGACCGATATGATAAGGGGAGAATCACAGCGGATTATATTTGTACCTATGACAGCGTAGGGACAATACCCATTCCATGTGAAGAGGGTACCATGCCTTTTACCTATAATAAAAGAAGGGAAGGCCGTGTGTATATGGACCTTTACCAAAAATTTGATTGGACAAGTGAAATTGTAGGGCCAAGCTGTGTGTCGGAAGGCGAAAAGGTTACCTACTCTATCTTTGATTATGTAAGTGGTACTGCGGTAACAAGTTCTGGATATGGTATTGGAATAGACGAGTATAAGTGGTGCTGGCCAGATGGCTGGGAGATCGACTACAATTCAGCAGATAACAGTTCTATAACTTTAGATGCTAATACCGTCAACCCTGGCCAAGACCAACTCTCTGTAATGGTGGGAAGGTGCAATACGCAGATAGAATTTAAGACCATAGGACTGGGTTTGCCTGAAGCTGTGCTTGACAGTGAGATTTGTGTGTCTGCGAGCAATACCATTGAGCTGGTGCTAAGCACGGTAGAGGATGTGCGCTATACTCTTGACCTAGGTGACTATACCCTTGCCAACGGTGGAGACTTGTCATTTGTGGGAACTGGGGGCAATATCAGCAGGGTCATCGATGTAGGTGAAGATGAAAGTGGAAGCATTACGGTGATATCTTCTGCCGTCAGCGGCGGCGGTTTCTGTGCGGAGCAGCCACGTTCAGATGTATTTACTTTTGAAAGGGGCTTTACCGGTGGAGAAATAGACGGCCCAGAGTGCTTGGTGCCGGGCGAAACGTATCAGTTTAGTGTGGAGGGCAGTGGACCTGTTACATGGGATTTCCCTCAGGGCATAACTATAGAGAGCAACCCGGACAATGCTGCCTCGGTAAGTGTTTCTGTAGGCGAATCATTTGTTGAAGGAAACGTTTCTGTCTCTGGTGGCTGTGAGGGAGTAACTACTATTACGAAATGGCTTAAAAAAGGGCCGGCGGCACCATCTGAGATTGTAGGGCCTGAGTGTATTAGCCAAAATACCAACTACGAGTACAGTGTTACTGACGGGCATGGCGATACGTATCAATGGAACTTACCACAAGGTTTCAGCCCACAAAGCCTTTTGGGAGGAGCATCTATAAACCCTCATAGTGGCAATACTACCGGTGGAACTATTTCTGTGGTTGCCAAAATAGACGGTTGTCCAGATGCAGCGCCTGTTGAGAAAGAGGTTTTTGTTTCTCCAGGTGCCATTCACTCTATTGATGCAAGCCAACCATGCTTGAACAGTGGCATTGCAGACCAAGTGACCCTTACTGCTAATCCAGATAACTTTGGAAGTTATGAGTGGGACTTGCCTGCTGGTTGGTCTTTTGCAGGAGGTAACACAGACGCTGCCAGTGTAACAGTAAATACTGATGGAACAGGAGGCGAAGTAAGTGTAAGGGCATTAGCCGGAGGTAATTGTCCTGACGGCCCTGAGTACAACCAAAACTTTGCTGCTGAAGGTATTGGACAGCCGGTTTCTATTAGCAGACATAGTACAGACTTCGGGGGAGAGTATCTTGAAGTGAATGTATGGGCGCAGTCTTATCAATGGTATGTAGATGGGGTTGCTCTTGCTGGCGAAGACCGTCGTATACTGGACTTGCCTTTCTATGATGGAGAAAGCCGTGAATATTGCGTAGATGTGAGCAATGGTGACTGTATATCAAGAGAATGTTTAAGTTCTGAGTATATTAAAAGCATGCGTATTTCTCCAGAAAGCATGGAAGTTTCTGAAGAAAAGAAACAAGCATCTTCTGTAAGGATATCTCCTAACCCTGTTTCTGAGACCTTAAGGATAGAAGCAGCGTCTGACCTAGAAGGTACTTCATTTAGTGTGGTGTCAATGAAAGGCGACGAAGTTGCCAGTGGACAATTTGGTTTAAAAGAAGTGAAAGTTAATGTTAGTGATTGGCCTAGTGGTACTTATATAGTTAAGTATGTTCTTAACGGAGAAGCCCATGCCAAGAAGGTAAATGTAGTGAAGTAA
- a CDS encoding ATP-binding protein, with protein sequence MKINISKTLPIGVGIIFLLLFYSIYLSFVSSEQAKENFAMVEYTYNVINHVQQIEENLVRAESNARAYYITDGREELLQNFHGNVAQIHENTAMVKYLTRQQIPLQKIIDSLEMCVNVRIKKMNNMIGAVGNPAVDSDSIFRIYQSATEINYRINSLFNQIEDYELDLLQQRQAKTEDQAVISRNYLLITTFGAFFIAIIFVYLIRRDIKGRQKVEQDLRALNQNKNKFFSIISHDLRGPIYAAKQLWELLNQSKEDKDRQQISTMLENSINKVALLLEELLEWSKAQMDKTEHNPKPLNIKATTSEVIDKIQPMATKKNIRAINHVQDYQIFADHYMVCTVIRNLLNNSIKFSQESSNIYIESEKKEKHLLVSIRDEGIGMDEKTLNKLFKVGSQITTKGTQMEEGSGLGLLLCKDFVEKNGGKIWAESQKGEGATFKFTVPLYNG encoded by the coding sequence ATGAAAATAAATATATCAAAAACACTGCCCATAGGTGTTGGTATCATTTTCCTACTCTTGTTTTATTCCATTTACCTATCCTTTGTTTCCTCTGAACAAGCAAAAGAAAACTTTGCCATGGTAGAGTATACATATAATGTAATCAACCATGTGCAACAGATTGAAGAAAATTTAGTTCGGGCAGAGAGCAACGCCAGGGCATACTATATCACGGACGGAAGAGAAGAACTACTACAGAACTTCCATGGAAATGTAGCACAGATTCATGAAAATACAGCAATGGTAAAATATTTGACCAGGCAACAAATACCGTTGCAAAAGATCATAGACTCCCTGGAAATGTGTGTAAATGTAAGAATTAAGAAAATGAACAATATGATCGGTGCTGTAGGCAACCCAGCCGTAGACTCTGACAGTATTTTCAGAATTTACCAAAGTGCTACGGAAATAAACTATAGGATCAACAGCCTATTTAATCAAATAGAAGATTATGAGCTAGATCTGCTACAACAGCGCCAAGCCAAGACAGAAGACCAAGCAGTGATAAGCAGAAACTATTTATTAATAACCACTTTTGGCGCTTTTTTCATTGCCATAATTTTTGTCTACCTGATCAGAAGGGATATAAAAGGTCGCCAGAAAGTAGAACAAGACCTAAGGGCTTTGAATCAAAATAAAAACAAGTTCTTTTCAATAATAAGCCATGATTTGCGGGGACCAATTTATGCGGCAAAACAGCTTTGGGAATTGTTAAACCAAAGCAAAGAAGATAAAGACCGCCAACAAATATCTACGATGCTGGAAAACTCTATTAACAAAGTAGCCCTGTTATTGGAAGAGCTTTTAGAATGGTCCAAAGCTCAGATGGACAAAACCGAACACAACCCAAAACCTTTAAACATTAAAGCAACGACCTCAGAAGTTATAGATAAAATACAGCCAATGGCTACTAAAAAAAATATTCGTGCAATTAACCATGTACAAGATTACCAGATATTTGCAGACCATTATATGGTCTGTACTGTCATCAGAAACTTATTGAACAACAGCATCAAGTTTTCTCAAGAAAGTAGCAACATTTATATAGAGTCTGAGAAAAAGGAGAAACACTTGCTCGTATCAATCCGTGACGAGGGCATTGGAATGGACGAAAAAACCCTTAATAAACTTTTTAAGGTAGGCTCACAAATTACTACCAAAGGGACACAAATGGAAGAAGGTTCAGGGTTAGGCTTACTGCTTTGCAAGGACTTTGTTGAAAAAAACGGTGGCAAGATTTGGGCTGAAAGCCAAAAAGGCGAAGGGGCAACTTTTAAGTTTACCGTCCCTTTATACAATGGCTAG
- a CDS encoding transposase, protein MKKLFIFTASVYKWKLLLKPDKYKQIIIDSLKYLSDNGQVKVYAFVIMPNHLHLLWKVAPLCKLEDVQRNFLKFTGQMIKFDLAKNHLNVLEHFRVDLKDRKYQFWQRNSLSKYLSSRKVIEQKLDYIHNNPVQGKWRLALGPLNYYFSSMRFYEEGKDDFGFLTHYMSFFE, encoded by the coding sequence ATGAAAAAATTGTTTATTTTTACCGCTTCAGTATATAAATGGAAACTCCTTCTTAAACCAGACAAATACAAACAAATTATCATTGATAGTTTAAAATATTTGTCAGATAATGGACAGGTGAAGGTATATGCGTTTGTAATTATGCCTAATCACCTTCATTTGCTTTGGAAGGTTGCCCCACTGTGTAAATTAGAGGATGTTCAGAGGAATTTTCTAAAATTCACTGGGCAAATGATTAAATTTGATTTAGCAAAAAATCACCTTAATGTATTAGAGCATTTTCGTGTTGATTTGAAAGATCGAAAGTACCAATTTTGGCAAAGAAATTCATTAAGTAAGTATCTTAGCTCTAGAAAGGTTATTGAACAGAAACTGGACTATATACATAATAATCCTGTACAGGGGAAATGGCGGTTAGCACTTGGCCCGTTGAATTATTATTTTTCGTCTATGAGGTTTTATGAAGAAGGTAAGGATGATTTCGGTTTTTTAACTCATTATATGTCATTCTTTGAGTGA
- a CDS encoding AMP-binding protein — translation MKNAVNVLTPQLAFEYFKVAGKGTTEEKANLWKKIAAQVGGKADFESLCHIYLQIFASEEVPIAWVPDESTVERSNIARLMHGLDIPTYKKLHQWSVENREAFWERTINFLDIKFSKPFTKVMDLSKGVENPEWLSGATLNIVESCLQGRKEQDAIVYALEGAANIERVTYEALGKKVKQFASGLESVGFQKGDRIVLYIPLCMEAVVAYLGIIKAGMVVVSVADSFSATELRKRIEMTDASGVVCCDGYTYGGRYLDVISRVREAVPEKLIFCRLAGEDEKKSGEMYFEELLGNDAFQAVEAKPDDLINILFSSGTTKEPKAIPWTHLTPIKCASDGFYHQDIKPEDVVTWTTGMGWMMAPWLIFATLINKATMAIYTGAATGEDYASFVKEARVSVLGTIPSVVKAWRAKDFHKKVDWKVRLWSSTGEPSNPEDYFYLMYLSGFKAPIVEYCGGTEIGGAYITGTVVQPASPSVFTTPALGLDFYLLDQQGKPVGEGVAGEVFIVPPSIGLTQKLLNRDHHEEYYQHVPAGPNGEALRKHGDAFEVHEEMGVEFFKSSGRVDDAMNLGGIKISAVEIEEVLNKHEDVFECAAVAIAGAGGGPEKLVVYVKPLVKNIDLNILKKEMQDKLSKELNPLFRIFDVVKTENLPRTASNKLMRRVLRNRYLDRQK, via the coding sequence ATGAAAAATGCTGTAAATGTACTGACACCTCAGCTTGCATTTGAATACTTTAAGGTGGCTGGCAAAGGGACTACTGAAGAGAAAGCGAATTTATGGAAGAAAATTGCTGCTCAAGTAGGAGGAAAAGCTGATTTTGAATCTTTGTGCCATATTTACCTTCAAATATTTGCCAGTGAAGAGGTGCCTATAGCTTGGGTGCCTGATGAAAGTACAGTAGAGCGTTCTAATATTGCCCGCTTGATGCATGGTTTAGATATCCCTACCTATAAGAAACTGCACCAGTGGTCGGTTGAAAACCGTGAAGCCTTCTGGGAGCGGACCATTAATTTCTTGGATATAAAATTTTCTAAACCTTTTACCAAAGTCATGGACTTGAGCAAGGGGGTAGAAAATCCTGAATGGCTTTCGGGGGCTACTTTAAATATAGTAGAAAGCTGCCTTCAAGGACGAAAAGAACAAGACGCTATAGTTTATGCATTAGAAGGTGCTGCCAATATTGAACGGGTAACTTACGAAGCATTAGGTAAAAAAGTCAAGCAATTTGCTTCAGGGCTGGAAAGTGTAGGTTTTCAGAAAGGAGACCGTATTGTCTTGTATATCCCATTATGTATGGAAGCGGTGGTAGCCTATTTGGGTATTATCAAAGCCGGAATGGTGGTGGTTTCTGTGGCAGATAGTTTTTCTGCTACTGAATTGCGTAAAAGGATTGAAATGACAGATGCTTCAGGTGTTGTTTGTTGTGATGGCTATACCTATGGTGGCCGATATCTTGACGTTATCTCCCGGGTACGTGAAGCGGTACCTGAAAAATTAATTTTCTGCCGGTTAGCAGGGGAAGACGAGAAGAAATCCGGGGAAATGTATTTTGAAGAACTACTTGGCAATGATGCATTTCAAGCAGTAGAAGCTAAACCTGACGATTTGATCAATATTTTGTTTTCGTCAGGTACGACCAAAGAGCCTAAAGCTATTCCGTGGACACACCTGACACCTATCAAATGTGCTTCTGATGGCTTTTATCATCAAGACATCAAACCTGAAGATGTGGTGACTTGGACTACTGGTATGGGTTGGATGATGGCTCCATGGCTTATTTTTGCCACTTTAATTAATAAAGCCACTATGGCTATTTATACAGGTGCAGCTACTGGTGAAGACTATGCATCATTTGTAAAAGAAGCAAGAGTCTCTGTGCTGGGCACTATACCTTCTGTGGTCAAAGCGTGGCGTGCTAAAGACTTTCATAAAAAAGTAGATTGGAAAGTTCGCTTGTGGAGTTCTACAGGCGAGCCTTCCAATCCGGAAGATTACTTTTATTTGATGTATTTGAGCGGCTTCAAAGCTCCTATAGTGGAGTATTGTGGTGGTACAGAAATTGGAGGTGCTTACATCACTGGCACTGTAGTTCAACCGGCATCGCCATCGGTATTTACTACACCTGCACTCGGGTTAGATTTTTACCTTCTTGATCAGCAGGGGAAACCAGTAGGGGAAGGCGTGGCAGGAGAAGTGTTTATCGTGCCACCTTCTATAGGGCTTACCCAAAAACTGCTTAACCGGGACCATCATGAAGAATATTATCAGCATGTGCCTGCTGGTCCGAATGGTGAGGCTTTGAGGAAACATGGAGATGCTTTTGAAGTCCATGAAGAAATGGGGGTTGAGTTCTTTAAAAGTTCAGGAAGGGTAGATGATGCCATGAACTTAGGCGGTATCAAAATAAGTGCGGTGGAAATTGAAGAGGTGCTGAATAAGCATGAAGATGTATTTGAATGTGCTGCTGTGGCTATTGCTGGTGCTGGGGGAGGGCCTGAAAAACTGGTTGTTTATGTCAAGCCTTTGGTGAAAAATATAGATTTGAATATATTGAAAAAAGAAATGCAGGATAAACTGTCCAAGGAGCTAAACCCACTTTTTAGAATTTTTGATGTTGTAAAAACAGAAAATCTCCCAAGAACGGCTTCGAATAAGTTAATGAGAAGGGTGTTGCGAAACCGATATCTTGATCGGCAAAAGTAA